From Mus musculus strain C57BL/6J chromosome 17, GRCm38.p6 C57BL/6J, the proteins below share one genomic window:
- the Ube2i gene encoding SUMO-conjugating enzyme UBC9 isoform X1 yields the protein MSGIALSRLAQERKAWRKDHPFGFVAVPTKNPDGTMNLMNWECAIPGKKGTPWEGGLFKLRMLFKDDYPSSPPKCKFEPPLFHPNVYPSGTVCLSILEEDKDWRPAITIKQILLGIQELLNEPNIQDPAQAEAYTIYCQNRVEYEKRVRAQAKKFAPS from the exons ATGTCGGGGATCGCCCTCAGCCGCCTTGCGCAGGAAAGGAAAGCCTGGAGGAAGGACCACCCTTTT GGCTTTGTAGCTGTCCCAACAAAGAACCCTGATGGCACAATGAACCTGATGAACTGGGAGTGCGCTATCCCTGGAAAGAAGGGG ACTCCATGGGAAGGAGGCTTGTTCAAGCTACGGATGCTTTTCAAAGATGACTATCCGTCCTCACCACCAAAAT GTAAATTTGAGCCCCCACTGTTTCATCCAAACGTGTATCCTTCTGGCACAGTGTGCCTGTCCATCCTGGAGGAAGACAAGGACTGGAGGCCAGCTATCACCATCAAACAG ATCTTATTAGGAATACAAGAACTTCTAAATGAACCAAATATTCAAGACCCAGCTCAAGCAGAGGCCTACACAATTTACTG CCAAAACAGAGTGGAATATGAGAAAAGGGTCCGAGCACAAGCGAAGAAGTTTGCCCCCTCATAA